One genomic window of Campylobacter curvus includes the following:
- a CDS encoding ecotin family protein → MRKILSFLAAATLMFGAETMQMNVIKLKPMKAPLWDFKVEVVFAKKMQADCNYQFLLGGQMEEKNSKKYGDYYEFKGGDEVATTTMLCPDGKKQLREVEYEFKPILPYTGGASDIKILAQKDVIVKYRLYEKFEEKNAKVEK, encoded by the coding sequence ATGAGGAAAATTTTGTCTTTTTTGGCAGCTGCGACGTTGATGTTTGGGGCGGAGACGATGCAGATGAATGTCATAAAGCTAAAACCCATGAAAGCGCCACTATGGGACTTCAAAGTCGAAGTCGTCTTTGCCAAAAAGATGCAGGCTGATTGCAATTATCAGTTTTTATTGGGCGGGCAGATGGAGGAGAAAAACTCCAAAAAATATGGTGATTACTATGAATTTAAAGGCGGCGATGAGGTCGCTACCACGACGATGCTTTGCCCTGACGGCAAGAAACAGCTAAGAGAGGTAGAGTATGAATTTAAGCCTATCTTACCATACACGGGCGGTGCGAGCGACATAAAGATCCTAGCGCAAAAAGATGTCATCGTAAAATACAGGCTTTATGAAAAATTTGAAGAAAAAAATGCAAAGGTCGAAAAATGA
- a CDS encoding glycosyltransferase family 2 protein, producing MLSVVILTFNSQRYLREVLKSVEFANEVVVIDSGSNDDTVKICSEFKNVKFHYQAWLGFGKQKQFGVNLAGNDWVFVLDSDEIILPPLRDEINEILKEPKFMAYRVPRLNLFFGKEVRNMGLYPDFSVRLFDRSHAKFDGREIHEKVIVNGETGELKNPFLHHAYDSIEQFITKQNRYSSLGARQNKFKAVLHPIWTFFKLFFLKGGWREGWRGYVIARLYAQYTFWKYIK from the coding sequence ATGCTAAGCGTCGTGATACTCACGTTCAACAGCCAAAGATACTTGCGCGAGGTGCTAAAAAGCGTAGAGTTCGCAAACGAGGTCGTCGTCATAGACAGCGGCTCTAACGACGATACGGTTAAGATTTGCAGCGAATTTAAAAATGTGAAATTTCACTACCAAGCATGGCTTGGCTTTGGCAAGCAAAAGCAATTTGGCGTAAATTTAGCCGGTAATGACTGGGTCTTTGTACTAGATAGCGACGAGATCATACTGCCGCCGCTTCGCGATGAGATAAATGAAATTTTAAAAGAGCCGAAATTCATGGCTTATCGCGTGCCTAGGCTAAATTTATTTTTTGGCAAAGAGGTGCGAAACATGGGGCTTTATCCTGACTTTAGCGTGCGACTTTTTGATAGATCACACGCTAAATTTGATGGGCGCGAGATCCACGAAAAGGTCATAGTAAACGGCGAAACTGGCGAGCTGAAAAATCCATTTTTGCACCACGCATACGATAGTATCGAGCAGTTTATCACCAAGCAAAATCGCTACTCGAGCCTTGGTGCGAGGCAAAATAAATTTAAAGCCGTTTTACATCCTATCTGGACGTTTTTCAAGCTGTTTTTTTTAAAAGGCGGATGGCGTGAAGGGTGGCGCGGCTACGTGATAGCAAGGCTTTACGCACAATATACGTTCTGGAAATACATAAAATGA
- a CDS encoding UDP-glucose dehydrogenase family protein, which yields MKIAVIGTGYVGLVSGACFAKMGNDVICIDVDSAKIENLKRGVVPIYEPGLSEIVAECYANGTLKFSTRITDGLSHAQVLFIAVGTPMGADGQADLKYVLEVARSIGQNLTRPLIVVDKSTVPVGTGERVSEVIAAELKKRNLDVKFEVVSNPEFLKEGAAVEDFLKPDRVVVGASSEWGESVMRELYAPFMKNHDRFIAMDVKSAEMTKYAANSMLATKISFINEIANICERVGADINLVRKGIGSDARIGYSFIYPGCGYGGSCFPKDVEALIYTARQNGFEPELLNAVESRNKAQKRVLFDKISAYFGADLKGKSIALWGLSFKPNTDDMREASSLVLINLLENAGARVRAYDPKASEEAKKYLPNSNLKYVTSKYDALNDADAMVLVTEWSEFRSPDFDEMKKRLKSAVIFDGRNQYNAKILNELGFKYFQIGVKG from the coding sequence ATGAAAATAGCAGTCATCGGCACCGGATACGTGGGGCTAGTTAGCGGTGCGTGCTTTGCCAAAATGGGCAACGACGTCATCTGTATCGACGTGGATAGCGCGAAAATCGAAAATTTAAAGCGCGGCGTCGTGCCGATATATGAGCCCGGACTTTCCGAGATCGTGGCGGAGTGTTACGCAAACGGCACGCTAAAATTTAGCACGCGCATAACGGACGGGCTATCGCACGCTCAGGTGCTGTTTATCGCAGTCGGCACGCCGATGGGCGCAGACGGACAAGCAGATCTAAAATACGTGCTTGAAGTGGCGCGCAGCATCGGGCAAAATTTGACTCGCCCGCTCATCGTCGTGGATAAATCGACCGTCCCCGTGGGAACGGGCGAGCGCGTGAGCGAGGTGATCGCAGCGGAGCTAAAAAAGCGAAATTTAGATGTAAAATTTGAAGTCGTGAGCAACCCTGAGTTTTTGAAAGAAGGTGCGGCGGTGGAGGACTTTTTAAAGCCAGATCGCGTCGTCGTGGGAGCTAGCAGTGAGTGGGGCGAGAGCGTTATGCGCGAGCTTTATGCGCCGTTTATGAAAAATCACGACCGCTTCATCGCGATGGACGTAAAGTCTGCCGAGATGACCAAATACGCAGCAAATTCGATGCTGGCGACCAAGATCAGCTTCATAAATGAGATCGCAAACATCTGCGAGCGAGTAGGAGCTGACATAAATTTGGTGCGAAAAGGCATCGGCTCTGACGCGCGCATCGGATATAGCTTTATTTATCCAGGCTGCGGATACGGTGGCAGCTGCTTTCCAAAAGATGTCGAGGCGCTCATCTACACGGCGAGACAAAATGGCTTTGAGCCAGAGCTCTTAAACGCAGTCGAGAGCCGAAACAAGGCGCAAAAGCGCGTGTTGTTTGATAAAATTTCTGCATATTTTGGTGCGGATTTAAAGGGCAAGAGTATCGCGCTTTGGGGGCTTAGCTTTAAGCCAAATACCGATGATATGAGGGAGGCTAGCTCGCTCGTTCTCATAAATTTACTCGAAAACGCCGGCGCGAGAGTCAGGGCGTATGACCCAAAGGCGAGCGAGGAGGCTAAAAAATATCTGCCAAACTCAAATTTAAAATACGTTACGAGCAAGTATGACGCGCTAAATGACGCGGACGCGATGGTGCTGGTGACCGAGTGGAGCGAGTTTAGATCGCCTGATTTTGACGAGATGAAAAAGCGGCTGAAAAGCGCCGTGATCTTTGACGGGCGCAATCAATATAACGCTAAAATTTTAAACGAACTTGGATTTAAATATTTTCAGATAGGAGTGAAAGGATGA
- a CDS encoding DNA ligase, whose protein sequence is MRILLAFFLALNFAFALSQLRSCEPGKEWVSTCYDEASGQIKEPFKFELLKLGEFKGQNVSGWLASEKLDGVRAYWDGQNLRSRKGKILSAPTEFITLMPPFAIDGELYTKRGEFENIQSVVMDKTPDALAWGEIKFHIFDVPDAQGGLLRRLEILQKFLDKNPKSNEKIVIIKQTALKDNAQLEKNLGEIIAAGGEGVVLREPNAPYEHGRSQNALKYKKFNDAECVVVAHKVGQGKFSGLLGSVVCENLSDKKRFKIGSGFSDEQRANPPKIGSIITYKYQNLTAKGLPRFPVFLRVRKD, encoded by the coding sequence TTGAGAATTTTACTCGCCTTTTTTCTGGCTTTAAATTTTGCTTTTGCACTCTCGCAGTTGCGCTCTTGCGAGCCGGGTAAAGAGTGGGTAAGCACATGCTACGACGAAGCTAGCGGTCAGATAAAGGAGCCCTTTAAATTTGAGCTTTTAAAACTGGGCGAATTTAAAGGGCAAAACGTGAGCGGCTGGCTAGCCAGCGAGAAGCTTGATGGCGTGCGCGCCTACTGGGACGGGCAAAATTTACGCTCTCGCAAGGGCAAAATTTTAAGCGCGCCGACAGAATTTATCACGCTCATGCCACCATTTGCCATTGACGGCGAGCTTTACACTAAGCGGGGTGAGTTTGAAAATATCCAGTCCGTCGTGATGGATAAAACGCCTGACGCCCTGGCGTGGGGTGAGATAAAATTTCACATTTTTGACGTGCCTGACGCGCAGGGCGGACTGCTTAGGCGGCTTGAAATTTTGCAAAAATTTTTAGATAAAAACCCAAAAAGCAATGAAAAAATCGTCATTATCAAGCAAACGGCGCTGAAAGATAACGCGCAGTTAGAAAAAAATTTGGGCGAGATCATCGCGGCTGGTGGCGAGGGCGTCGTCCTGCGCGAGCCAAACGCCCCGTATGAGCACGGTCGCAGTCAAAACGCGCTAAAATATAAAAAATTTAACGACGCCGAGTGTGTGGTGGTCGCGCATAAGGTGGGGCAGGGTAAATTTAGCGGGCTGCTTGGTTCGGTCGTTTGCGAAAATTTAAGCGATAAAAAGCGTTTTAAAATAGGCTCTGGTTTTAGTGACGAACAGCGCGCAAACCCGCCAAAGATCGGGTCAATCATAACATATAAATATCAAAATTTAACGGCAAAAGGGCTTCCGAGATTTCCCGTATTTTTGCGCGTTAGGAAGGATTAG
- the waaC gene encoding lipopolysaccharide heptosyltransferase I, with amino-acid sequence MQSKKPLKIAIVKLSALGDIVHAVIVLQFIKKHAPDVHITWIVDVRFAEILKDHPLIDELVVVPLKKSFKESFKILKRLDKFDVVIDLQGLLKSAIVTRLLGKNTYGFSKESAKEKIASKFYKYKFSIDYNENIIVRNLGLAAFAMDFKFSKDEILNKEPCFEVHGKKPQNADKKRILIAPFASEESKCYDKFKAVINLLKEYDIYVCHGNAAELEKAKILVQGTHAMLLEKMSIKQMIDFIASCDLTIGNDSGLTHIAWAINAPSLTLFGNRPSHRNAYETPVNLLIDMGRQIDARSIDKNDFCIREIFPETVANFARKILNG; translated from the coding sequence ATGCAAAGTAAAAAACCGCTTAAAATCGCTATCGTAAAGCTCTCGGCACTTGGCGATATCGTCCATGCCGTCATCGTTTTACAATTTATCAAAAAGCACGCCCCGGATGTGCATATAACGTGGATCGTGGACGTGAGATTCGCTGAAATTTTAAAAGATCACCCGCTGATCGACGAGCTCGTCGTCGTGCCTTTGAAAAAAAGCTTTAAAGAGAGCTTTAAAATTTTAAAACGCCTTGATAAATTTGACGTGGTGATCGACTTGCAAGGCCTCTTAAAATCAGCAATAGTCACGCGCTTATTGGGCAAAAACACCTACGGCTTCAGCAAAGAAAGCGCCAAGGAAAAGATCGCCAGTAAATTTTATAAATATAAATTCAGTATCGATTACAACGAAAATATCATCGTTAGAAACCTCGGTCTAGCCGCGTTTGCGATGGATTTTAAATTTAGCAAAGATGAAATTTTAAACAAAGAGCCGTGCTTTGAAGTGCATGGCAAAAAGCCGCAAAATGCGGACAAAAAACGCATCCTGATCGCACCGTTTGCCAGCGAGGAGAGCAAGTGCTACGATAAATTTAAAGCCGTGATAAATCTACTAAAAGAGTATGATATCTACGTCTGTCACGGCAATGCCGCAGAGCTTGAAAAGGCTAAAATTCTAGTTCAAGGTACGCATGCCATGCTACTTGAAAAGATGAGTATAAAGCAGATGATAGACTTTATAGCAAGCTGCGATCTGACCATAGGCAACGACAGCGGGCTCACGCACATCGCATGGGCGATAAATGCACCCTCTCTCACGCTTTTTGGCAACCGTCCAAGCCACAGGAACGCCTACGAGACGCCGGTAAATTTACTGATCGATATGGGCAGGCAAATAGACGCCAGGAGTATCGATAAAAACGACTTTTGCATACGCGAGATCTTTCCCGAGACGGTCGCAAATTTCGCCAGAAAGATACTAAATGGATAA
- a CDS encoding glycosyltransferase family 4 protein: MNILHTETLYNWGGEQNKVMNEMRFMRELGHEVYLFCNPNSEILKVAKSENFNTIECEMNKKNFHKSIPALCKAIKENSINVVITHASTDSWVGAIAGLLWRKRGVKFLRERHNMFPIKGIVSKFMHKKMFDKILYISQSVFDTLKSIGIKEQRLFYLPSTIDTKLLKSIKSTFREEQNISPNDLVIGTFTSLYRKKGVYDFATAAKEILKTFKDATIVFGGNINESVKADISSMFSKDEKIIFTGFRKDGINVIKSYDIYVFASHSEGLGTVLLEAMSSQTPIVVYDKEPMSVLIKDKSRGLCAKFQDTSSLTQNIINLINDKNIAQSYAQNALKYVEQNYDHKVLKQQIKILLESL; encoded by the coding sequence ATGAACATACTTCATACAGAAACGCTTTATAACTGGGGTGGAGAGCAAAACAAGGTAATGAACGAGATGAGATTTATGCGCGAGCTTGGGCATGAGGTCTATCTTTTTTGCAATCCGAATTCCGAAATTTTAAAGGTCGCAAAAAGTGAAAATTTTAACACGATAGAATGTGAGATGAATAAGAAAAATTTTCATAAATCGATCCCCGCGCTTTGTAAAGCAATAAAAGAAAATAGCATAAATGTCGTAATAACTCACGCGTCAACGGATAGTTGGGTCGGTGCGATAGCCGGGCTTTTGTGGCGCAAAAGAGGAGTTAAATTTCTAAGGGAAAGACACAATATGTTTCCTATAAAAGGTATTGTGTCGAAATTTATGCATAAAAAGATGTTTGATAAAATTTTATACATATCGCAAAGCGTTTTTGATACACTAAAAAGTATCGGAATAAAAGAGCAAAGGCTTTTTTATCTACCAAGCACCATTGATACAAAACTTTTAAAATCCATAAAAAGTACTTTTAGAGAAGAACAAAATATATCACCAAATGATCTAGTGATCGGCACTTTTACTTCACTTTACCGCAAAAAAGGAGTTTATGATTTTGCTACCGCTGCCAAAGAAATTCTAAAAACTTTCAAAGACGCGACTATAGTTTTTGGCGGGAATATAAATGAAAGCGTCAAAGCTGACATCTCATCAATGTTTAGCAAAGATGAAAAAATAATCTTTACCGGCTTTAGAAAAGATGGCATAAATGTCATAAAATCTTACGATATCTATGTTTTTGCCAGTCACAGTGAGGGGCTTGGCACAGTTTTGCTTGAAGCAATGAGTAGTCAAACTCCTATCGTGGTTTATGATAAAGAGCCTATGAGCGTACTAATAAAAGATAAATCAAGAGGGCTTTGTGCTAAATTTCAAGACACATCTTCCCTGACACAAAACATAATAAATCTAATAAACGATAAAAATATAGCTCAAAGCTACGCGCAAAATGCTTTAAAATATGTAGAACAAAACTATGATCATAAGGTACTAAAACAACAGATCAAAATTCTTTTGGAGAGCCTATGA
- the rfaQ gene encoding putative lipopolysaccharide heptosyltransferase III, translated as MKILVIKFRNIGDVLLTTPLLENLKHYFPDAVIDFALNKGTEAMVEGNPNVRKIHIYDRALARSGGLWRRIMTEFKFIRTIKNEKYDIAIQTTTGDRGIIIAKYAKIKTIVGFDSKNKTVSKFITHKVPKIEGTRHTVELNLDTLRALNLEPISKKVSIYFDENCLDGVNLPEKFVHFHMTSRWVFKCASDEVMAELIDFCENELGVKAVITADKNEEEMRKVGCVLALCKSKPLNLAGKLSLKQTAALSKRSLMFVGVDTAIMHIAAANDVPVVALFGPSNAQEWGAWDNALNKSGYTRKSGDQSMGRHTVFQKNWECISCEKAGCNDTRISRCLIEFSKDEIDKIKQKIRERIQ; from the coding sequence ATGAAAATTTTAGTCATAAAATTTAGAAATATCGGCGATGTGCTGCTAACAACGCCGCTTTTAGAAAATTTAAAGCACTATTTTCCTGACGCAGTTATCGACTTTGCACTAAATAAAGGCACCGAGGCGATGGTAGAGGGCAACCCGAATGTGCGCAAAATTCACATCTATGACCGCGCTTTGGCTCGTAGCGGTGGGCTTTGGCGACGGATAATGACGGAATTTAAATTTATCCGAACGATCAAAAATGAAAAATACGATATCGCGATACAAACGACTACCGGTGATCGCGGCATCATCATCGCAAAATACGCTAAAATAAAAACGATCGTAGGCTTTGACAGCAAAAACAAGACTGTCAGTAAATTTATAACGCACAAAGTGCCTAAAATAGAGGGCACTAGGCATACGGTCGAGCTAAATTTAGACACGCTAAGAGCTTTAAACCTGGAGCCTATAAGTAAAAAAGTCAGTATTTATTTTGATGAAAACTGCTTGGACGGCGTAAATTTACCCGAAAAATTCGTCCATTTTCATATGACTAGCCGCTGGGTGTTTAAATGTGCTAGCGACGAAGTCATGGCGGAGCTTATAGACTTTTGCGAAAACGAGCTTGGAGTAAAAGCAGTCATAACTGCGGACAAAAACGAAGAGGAAATGAGAAAAGTCGGCTGCGTTTTAGCGCTTTGTAAAAGCAAGCCACTAAATCTTGCCGGCAAACTCAGCCTAAAGCAAACCGCAGCGTTATCAAAACGATCGCTAATGTTTGTCGGAGTGGATACGGCGATCATGCACATAGCCGCGGCAAACGATGTACCTGTAGTAGCGCTGTTTGGACCTAGTAACGCGCAAGAGTGGGGAGCATGGGATAATGCACTAAATAAAAGCGGCTATACTAGAAAAAGTGGGGATCAAAGCATGGGTAGGCATACGGTTTTTCAAAAAAACTGGGAGTGCATTTCATGCGAAAAGGCGGGCTGTAACGATACTCGCATAAGTAGGTGCTTGATAGAATTTAGTAAAGACGAGATAGATAAAATAAAACAAAAAATAAGAGAAAGAATACAATGA
- the tviB gene encoding Vi polysaccharide biosynthesis UDP-N-acetylglucosamine C-6 dehydrogenase TviB, with product MKIAVVGLGYVGLPLAAAFSEKYEVVGFDVNRARIEELKDAHDRTLELSREQMQKAIANGMKFSLNLDDIKDCNFFIVTVPTPIDKNKRPDLTPVIKATQSVAKVLKKGDIVVYESTVYPGVTEEICVPLLEESGLKFNEDFFCGYSPERINPGDKEHTVTKIKKITSGSTPEVADKVDEIYASIITAGTHKAPSIKVAEAAKVIENTQRDINIAFINELAMIFERLGIDTNAVLQAAGTKWNFLNFRPGLVGGHCIGVDPYYLTHKAQEVGYHPEMILAGRRINDNMGKYAADQVIKLMIKRGVLINKARVLVLGLTFKENCPDIRNSRVIDVIDELKDFGCKVDVYDPWVDEAEVVREYGITPLKSYELKDYDCVVIAVAHNEFKNINLDGCLVYDIKNVYKKADGRL from the coding sequence ATGAAAATAGCAGTTGTAGGACTTGGTTACGTTGGGCTTCCGCTGGCGGCGGCATTTAGTGAGAAATACGAAGTCGTGGGCTTCGATGTAAATCGCGCCCGCATCGAGGAGCTAAAAGACGCTCACGACCGCACGTTGGAGCTTAGCCGCGAGCAGATGCAAAAAGCGATTGCAAACGGGATGAAATTTAGCCTAAATTTGGACGATATAAAGGACTGCAACTTCTTTATAGTCACCGTCCCTACGCCGATCGATAAAAACAAACGTCCCGATCTAACGCCCGTGATAAAGGCAACGCAAAGTGTCGCCAAAGTGCTAAAAAAGGGCGATATCGTCGTGTATGAGAGCACGGTGTATCCAGGTGTGACGGAGGAGATTTGCGTGCCGCTACTTGAAGAGAGCGGGCTAAAATTTAACGAGGACTTTTTCTGCGGGTATTCGCCAGAGCGCATAAATCCGGGCGATAAAGAGCACACGGTCACAAAGATCAAGAAAATCACGAGCGGCAGCACGCCAGAGGTCGCGGACAAGGTCGATGAGATCTACGCCTCGATCATCACCGCAGGCACGCACAAAGCCCCGTCTATCAAGGTCGCCGAAGCCGCAAAAGTCATCGAAAACACGCAGCGCGACATCAATATCGCCTTTATAAACGAGCTTGCAATGATATTTGAGCGACTTGGTATCGACACGAACGCCGTTTTACAGGCTGCGGGCACGAAGTGGAATTTCTTAAATTTCCGCCCTGGACTAGTCGGCGGTCACTGCATCGGCGTAGATCCATACTATCTCACGCACAAAGCGCAGGAGGTCGGCTATCATCCTGAAATGATCCTGGCAGGTCGCCGCATAAACGACAACATGGGCAAATACGCCGCCGATCAGGTCATAAAGCTGATGATAAAGCGCGGCGTACTCATCAACAAAGCGCGCGTTTTGGTGCTTGGGCTTACCTTTAAGGAAAACTGCCCGGACATCCGTAACTCTCGCGTGATAGACGTGATCGATGAGCTAAAAGATTTTGGTTGTAAGGTCGATGTCTATGATCCGTGGGTGGATGAGGCCGAAGTCGTGCGCGAATACGGCATAACGCCGCTAAAAAGCTATGAGCTCAAAGACTACGACTGCGTGGTGATCGCCGTGGCACACAATGAATTTAAAAATATAAATTTAGACGGTTGCTTGGTTTATGACATTAAAAATGTCTATAAAAAAGCCGATGGCAGGCTGTAA
- the galE gene encoding UDP-glucose 4-epimerase GalE, translated as MKILITGGAGYIGSHVLKALLKQGGHEITVIDNLSKGSSQAIKTLEDIGEFEFVMANLEDDLSEIFARGKFDAIIHFAAFIEVFESTQEPLKYYLNNTANVAKILTYCQKFGVNKFVFSSTAAVYGEPDVPEVTEQSAANPINPYGRSKLMSEQIIKDYALANPNFKFAILRYFNVAGADEEGLIGQNYPNATHLIKIATQTALGKRASMSIFGDDYATKDGTCVRDYIHVSDLADAHLSALEFLNERGESEVFNVGYGRGFSVKEVVEVAKKVSGINFKVEHAPRRDGDPAVLIANSSKLREKTTWKPKRDDLEFIVKTALEWEKKI; from the coding sequence ATGAAAATTTTAATAACAGGCGGGGCGGGCTACATCGGTAGCCACGTATTAAAGGCACTTTTAAAGCAGGGCGGTCACGAAATCACCGTGATAGACAACCTCTCAAAAGGCTCAAGCCAGGCGATAAAAACGCTCGAAGACATAGGCGAATTTGAGTTTGTGATGGCAAATTTAGAAGATGATCTAAGTGAAATTTTTGCGCGGGGCAAATTTGATGCGATCATCCATTTTGCCGCATTTATCGAGGTTTTTGAGAGCACGCAAGAGCCGCTAAAATACTACCTAAACAACACCGCAAACGTAGCAAAAATTTTAACGTATTGCCAAAAATTTGGCGTGAATAAATTCGTTTTTAGCTCCACGGCTGCTGTTTATGGCGAGCCTGACGTGCCGGAGGTGACAGAGCAAAGCGCGGCAAATCCGATAAATCCATACGGACGAAGCAAGCTGATGAGCGAGCAAATCATCAAAGACTACGCGCTAGCAAACCCAAATTTTAAATTCGCCATTTTGCGCTATTTTAATGTCGCCGGAGCCGATGAGGAGGGGCTCATCGGGCAAAACTACCCAAACGCGACGCACCTTATCAAGATCGCCACGCAAACCGCACTTGGCAAGCGCGCGAGCATGAGTATCTTTGGCGATGACTACGCGACGAAGGACGGCACTTGCGTGAGAGACTACATCCACGTGAGCGACCTTGCGGATGCGCATTTAAGCGCACTAGAATTTTTAAACGAGCGCGGCGAAAGCGAAGTATTTAACGTGGGCTACGGGCGAGGATTTAGCGTCAAAGAGGTCGTCGAGGTCGCAAAAAAGGTGAGCGGAATAAATTTTAAGGTAGAGCACGCGCCGCGCAGGGACGGCGATCCTGCCGTGCTCATCGCAAATTCGAGTAAGCTACGCGAAAAAACGACATGGAAGCCAAAGCGAGATGACCTTGAATTCATCGTCAAAACCGCGCTGGAATGGGAGAAAAAGATATGA
- a CDS encoding NAD-dependent epimerase, whose translation MKILVTGTAGFIGFHLANALAARGDEVVGFDNINDYYDVNLKFARLKTAGFDTGEIAQGKEIRSKTKPNLSFVKGDLQDAGLLKRLFSEHKFDAVVNLAAQAGVRYSLINPQAYIDANVTGLLNILECCRHNETPNLVYASSSSVYGLNENMPFSTHEGVNHPISLYAATKKSNEMMAHTYSHLFGVPTTGLRFFTVYGPWGRPDMALFLFVKAALSGGTIDVFNYGKMKRDFTYIDDIVKGVMKCVDNPARANTAWDAKAPDPASSSAPFKIYNIGNNSPVELMDYIKAIELKIGREINKNFLPLQAGDVPATYADVSDLVADFDYKPNTSVNEGVARFIEWYSEFYGAKI comes from the coding sequence ATGAAAATTTTAGTGACGGGAACGGCCGGTTTTATCGGCTTTCATCTGGCAAATGCGCTGGCTGCGCGTGGCGATGAGGTCGTGGGGTTTGACAATATCAATGATTATTACGATGTAAATTTAAAGTTTGCGCGGCTAAAAACGGCCGGCTTTGATACGGGCGAGATCGCGCAGGGCAAGGAGATACGCTCCAAAACGAAGCCGAATTTAAGCTTCGTAAAGGGCGATCTACAAGATGCGGGGCTACTAAAAAGGCTATTTAGCGAGCATAAATTTGACGCCGTGGTAAATCTCGCCGCGCAAGCTGGCGTGCGCTACTCGCTAATCAATCCGCAAGCTTATATCGACGCTAACGTTACGGGCCTTTTAAATATTTTGGAGTGCTGCCGCCACAACGAGACGCCAAATCTCGTCTATGCGAGCTCGAGCTCGGTGTATGGGCTCAACGAAAATATGCCATTTTCCACGCATGAGGGCGTAAATCACCCCATCAGCCTCTACGCCGCGACCAAAAAGAGCAACGAGATGATGGCGCACACTTACAGCCATCTTTTTGGCGTGCCGACGACGGGGCTGCGATTTTTCACGGTCTATGGTCCGTGGGGTCGCCCGGATATGGCGCTGTTTTTGTTTGTTAAAGCCGCGCTTAGTGGCGGAACGATCGATGTTTTCAACTATGGCAAGATGAAGCGCGACTTCACCTATATCGACGACATCGTAAAGGGTGTGATGAAGTGCGTTGATAACCCAGCCCGCGCAAACACCGCGTGGGACGCGAAAGCACCTGATCCGGCAAGCTCGTCTGCGCCATTTAAAATTTACAATATCGGTAACAACAGCCCAGTCGAGCTCATGGACTACATCAAGGCGATCGAGCTAAAAATCGGGCGCGAGATAAATAAAAATTTCCTTCCGCTGCAAGCTGGTGACGTGCCTGCGACGTATGCGGACGTGAGCGATCTGGTCGCTGATTTTGACTACAAGCCAAACACGAGCGTAAATGAGGGTGTAGCGCGCTTTATAGAGTGGTATAGCGAATTTTATGGAGCTAAAATTTGA
- a CDS encoding lipid A biosynthesis lauroyl acyltransferase yields the protein MDKIYLFGFYTLKFLIAATPKYVYTAIVNALATIYMRLGKRRFNIVMTNLNLAFGESKTHEKKLEIAKKTYQNFAKFLGVNFILNQHTTKQKVLERVKFKDEKYLLEALKEDRPIIVTTAHYGQWELFSLAMAARFGAVSILGRKLDSKSIDKILSANRTQFDIELIDKSGAAKQMIKALKSRRLVGILVDQNTSKSDGIEVKFFGKRVLHTPAASIFAQKTNALIVSAFIRQIDDEMSEICFFPPLDINKLDKQNAILEATQAQASACEAMIRAKADEYFWFHRRFKHFYEDAYKC from the coding sequence ATGGATAAAATTTATCTTTTTGGCTTTTACACTCTGAAATTTTTGATAGCTGCGACTCCAAAATACGTCTATACCGCTATCGTAAACGCTTTAGCCACCATTTACATGAGGCTTGGCAAAAGGCGCTTTAACATCGTGATGACAAATTTAAATCTGGCCTTTGGCGAGAGCAAAACGCACGAGAAAAAGCTAGAGATAGCCAAAAAAACGTATCAAAATTTTGCTAAATTTTTGGGTGTGAATTTCATCCTAAACCAGCACACGACAAAGCAAAAGGTGCTCGAGCGAGTGAAATTTAAAGATGAGAAATACCTACTAGAAGCCCTAAAAGAGGATCGCCCGATCATCGTAACGACCGCGCATTACGGGCAGTGGGAGCTTTTTAGCTTGGCGATGGCGGCACGATTTGGAGCCGTGAGTATCCTGGGACGAAAGCTTGATAGTAAGAGCATAGATAAAATTTTAAGCGCGAACAGAACGCAATTTGACATCGAGCTCATCGATAAAAGCGGGGCTGCAAAGCAGATGATAAAAGCCCTGAAATCACGCCGCTTAGTCGGCATCCTAGTCGATCAAAACACATCAAAAAGCGACGGCATAGAGGTGAAATTTTTTGGCAAACGCGTGCTTCACACGCCGGCTGCTAGTATATTTGCACAAAAGACGAATGCGCTCATCGTCTCGGCCTTTATCCGCCAAATAGACGACGAAATGAGCGAAATTTGCTTTTTCCCGCCGCTTGATATAAACAAACTGGACAAACAAAATGCTATCCTAGAAGCCACTCAGGCGCAAGCAAGCGCGTGCGAGGCTATGATACGCGCCAAAGCAGACGAGTATTTTTGGTTTCATAGACGCTTTAAGCACTTTTACGAGGATGCGTATAAATGCTAA